A genomic window from Salvelinus sp. IW2-2015 linkage group LG13, ASM291031v2, whole genome shotgun sequence includes:
- the LOC111971780 gene encoding uncharacterized protein yields the protein MDIAQEKMASRVDFRKGSHRTAMERFGDGGMALLPWTKHVLTVLWEQLRVLVHVIYYSFLAVFQMFRFEVHLRITDETGQHVQHMTTASNPAESFLFSSLFDREESVMLAGSNPLSNFCGDVGDSFSGNSHAGSLLSSLRAEELCCGLVDDFVSRATMDSEDGLCLGLHPSWKLGFPGDXNLXXSSXDXSSSXDEMXXXNKEKXFDFKXKHDTTEDDXXXXWGKEDDRNMGEFDSEDSKALXESLXISSDPYXPXSFXXCXSSCSNMGETKNEDCVGSRLECNLSSRPGEELQETCGGVNFWSSRSDSESSWGSSEGSCADLDKEESERLWELFTSPTDPYNPMCFTASVVSSVPHTDKTLKHFQEAERASVMTSCSSDTERESVGHSSSEDDEEQHLWMSLSQNDDLYHPLNFRTCFQRSPKTTEPPAFSTKDPLSPQSCPTETPLXQAKQRGTKSPQTTRPTKPCLPKRQQKQHCHPATTLVPWRRPEAKVTQEDKDIHPLKKVRFSPLVQVHVMRTWPFARHVSRKGPWEELARDRGRFRRRIQEAEHXIGYCFSQSHREKIWANLLSISTSATPLVQELRK from the exons ATGGACATCGCTCAAGAAAAAATGGCATCACGTGTTGATTTTAGGAAGGGTTCTCATCGAACTGCGATGGAGAGGTTTGGCGACGGGGGTATGGCGCTTCTACCGTGGACCAAGCACGTACTGACCGTACTGTGGGAACAACTACGGGTGTTGGTCCATGTCATTTACTACAGCTTCTTGGCAG TTTTCCAAATGTTCAGGTTTGAAGTCCACCTGAGAATCACGGATGAAACTGGTCAACACGTCCAGCACATGACCACGGCATCAAATCCAGCCGaatccttcctcttctcctcattgTTTGACCGCGAAGAAAGTGTCATGCTTGCTGGCTCTAACCCCCTATCGAATTTCTGTGGGGACGTGGGTGATTCTTTCTCTGGGAATTCCCACGCAGGGTCCCTTCTGTCCAGCCTACGGGCTGAGGAGCTGTGCTGTGGATTGGTGGACGACTTTGTGTCCCGTGCCACAATGGATAGCGAAGATGGACTTTGCCTTGGACTCCACCCCAGCTGGAAACTGGGCTTTCCAGGTGACTGKAACCTGTTWRTGAGCAGCRCTGAYWGYAGCTCCAGCTYRGATGAAATGTSTYGCAASAACAAGGAGAAAGYGTTTGACTTCAAAMCCAAACATGACACCACYGAAGATGATMTGRRTSTTWACTGGGGWAARGAGGATGACCGAAACATGGGTGAGTTTGACAGCGAGGACAGTAAAGCACTTTGSGAGTCCYTGKCCATCTCCAGCGACCCYTACAASCCCTTSTCTTTCYCCSYCTGCAWTTCAAGCTGCTCCAATATGGGGGAAACAAAAAATGAAGATTGTGTTGGGAGCCGCCTCGAATGTAACTTATCCAGCAGGCCCGGCGAAGAACTTCAAGAGACCTGCGGTGGCGTGAACTTCTGGAGCAGCCGTTCAGATAGTGAAAGCAGCTGGGGCAGTTCTGAAGGTTCGTGCGCAGACCTAGacaaagaggagagtgagaggctCTGGGAGCTCTTCACCAGCCCTACCGACCCATATAACCCCATGTGCTTCACGGCATCTGTAGTCAGCTCAGTCCCTCACACAGACAAAACACTTAAACACTTCCAGGAAGCTGAAAGGGCCTCAGTCATGACCTCATGTTCTtctgacacagagagggagagcgtgggccattcctcttctgaggatgatgaggagcAGCATCTATGGATGTCCCTCTCCCAAAACGACGACCTTTACCACCCTCTGAACTTCCGTACATGCTTCCAGAGATCCCCTAAAACCACAGAACCACCTGCCTTCAGCACTAAAGACCCACTCAGTCCACAGAGCTGCCCCACAGAGACACCACTTGRCCAGGCTAAGCAGAGGGGGACCAAAAGCCCCCAAACAACCAGGCCCACAAAGCCTTGTCTACCCAAGAGACAGCAGAAGCAGCATTGCCACCCAGCTACTACACTGGTGCCCTGGAGGAGACCTGAAGCTAAAGTTACACAGGAAGACAAGGATATCCATCCTCTAAAAAAG GTGCGGTTCTCACCACTTGTTCAGGTCCACGTGATGCGTACTTGGCCCTTCGCTCGGCATGTGTCTCGCAAAGGACCCTGGGAGGAGCTAGCCCGAGACAGAGGCCGGTTCCGAAGGAGGATCCAGGAAGCAGAGCATRCCATTGGCTACTGCTTCAGTCAGTCTCACAGAGAGAAGATCTGGGCCAATCTGCTAAGCATTTCAACATCAGCCACACCTCTGGTCCAAGAGCTccgaaaataa